One window of the Caldisalinibacter kiritimatiensis genome contains the following:
- a CDS encoding flagellar FlbD family protein: MIKVTRMNGKSFIINSDLIEKVEETPDTVITLTNDKKIVVKESGADIVDKVIEYKRKIQRSIACSVETE, translated from the coding sequence GTGATAAAGGTAACACGAATGAATGGAAAAAGTTTTATAATTAATTCAGATTTAATTGAGAAGGTAGAGGAAACGCCAGATACAGTTATTACTCTAACAAATGATAAGAAAATAGTTGTAAAGGAATCTGGTGCTGATATTGTAGATAAAGTAATAGAATATAAAAGAAAAATTCAAAGAAGTATAGCATGTAGTGTAGAAACGGAGTGA
- a CDS encoding flagellar hook protein FlgE, which produces MMRSMYSGVSGLRVHQTKMDVIGNNIANVNTVGYKKGQVTFQEALSQVIRGAGAPQGGKGGTNPQQLGLGLKLGAINTVHTKGATQRTDNPTDLMIDGEGFFIVSDDKNAENRYYTRAGNFTFDVDGNLVTADGYRLLGKFIGDSRYADALGIDSSKDLDGIKLNKSIVAPATASCQVELRGNLDSSTADGDTYTTDTIVKDSLGNSYKVEIVFEKTATSDEWQVSGTGVTVTDVSTNQPVSGISLSTDPVPLKFTADGKLDIGSSEEIIDIDFSGANIGGTPLSTYFGKGTDELTIDFSKLTQFANESDAKAFDVEVDGQIGRSSGSLTGFTIDASGKVIASFSNGMKEELWQIKLAKFDNSAGLEKMGSNLFTNTPNSGEPQIGMPGNSGLGAINPGTLEMSNVDLSMEFTEMIVTQRGFQANSRVITTTDEMLQELTNLKR; this is translated from the coding sequence ATGATGAGATCAATGTATTCAGGAGTATCTGGATTGAGAGTACACCAAACTAAAATGGATGTAATAGGTAATAACATTGCTAATGTTAATACAGTAGGTTATAAAAAAGGACAAGTTACTTTTCAAGAAGCCTTAAGTCAGGTAATAAGAGGTGCAGGTGCGCCGCAAGGAGGTAAAGGGGGGACTAACCCACAGCAATTAGGTTTAGGTCTTAAATTAGGAGCAATAAATACAGTACATACAAAGGGTGCCACACAAAGAACAGACAATCCAACAGACTTAATGATAGATGGTGAAGGATTCTTTATAGTATCAGATGATAAAAATGCTGAAAATAGATATTACACAAGAGCTGGGAATTTTACTTTTGATGTAGATGGTAACTTGGTAACTGCTGATGGATATAGATTATTAGGAAAGTTTATAGGAGATTCAAGGTATGCAGATGCATTAGGTATTGATTCATCTAAAGATTTAGATGGTATAAAGTTAAATAAGTCAATTGTTGCTCCAGCAACGGCTTCATGTCAAGTAGAATTAAGAGGAAATTTAGATTCATCAACTGCAGATGGTGATACATATACAACAGATACTATTGTCAAGGATAGTTTAGGTAATTCTTATAAGGTTGAGATTGTATTTGAAAAGACTGCAACAAGTGATGAGTGGCAAGTAAGTGGTACAGGTGTAACTGTAACTGATGTATCAACTAATCAACCTGTTAGTGGTATTAGTTTATCAACAGATCCTGTCCCCCTAAAATTTACTGCTGATGGGAAATTAGATATTGGTTCTTCAGAAGAAATTATAGATATAGATTTTAGTGGTGCAAACATAGGAGGTACACCTTTATCTACATATTTTGGTAAAGGAACTGATGAATTAACTATAGACTTTTCAAAACTTACACAATTTGCGAATGAAAGTGACGCTAAAGCATTTGATGTAGAAGTTGATGGACAAATTGGTAGGTCATCAGGTTCATTAACAGGTTTTACAATAGATGCATCAGGTAAAGTAATTGCAAGCTTTTCTAACGGTATGAAAGAAGAATTATGGCAGATTAAATTAGCTAAGTTTGATAATTCTGCTGGATTAGAGAAAATGGGAAGCAATCTATTTACAAACACGCCTAACTCAGGAGAACCTCAAATAGGTATGCCTGGTAATAGTGGATTAGGAGCAATAAACCCTGGTACATTAGAGATGTCAAATGTGGATTTATCAATGGAATTTACAGAAATGATTGTTACACAAAGAGGTTTCCAAGCTAATTCTAGGGTAATTACAACAACTGATGAAATGCTACAAGAGTTGACTAACTTGAAAAGATAA
- the fliY gene encoding flagellar motor switch phosphatase FliY, translating into MVKKQMTSEMLSQEEIDALLKGDLNNTDDEPVDNNTSHAYYEDDLVVLDETEKDALGEIGNISMGTAATTLFTLLNQKVTITTPEVEVVKVEDLGKLYKIPFVAVDVKYKLGLTGTNLLILKVDDVKVITDLMMGGDGTNIDRELNEMDLSAISEAMNQMVGSSCTSLSEMFGEKIDIEPPNAFEINFVQDNKAIDILNYDDSVVKVSFRMIVGDLIDSQIMQLIPLNFAKKMVNKILNIDEKDNELENKVDNVIEQSKNQNDDVELYTQSDVKLEEGVNEAAASITTNQNTEKAKPQSKPVNVKKVQFQAFDETENNTYNESIDLISEVPIEITVQLGKTVKKISEILEYGPGTIIELDKLVGEPLDILANGKYIAKGEVVVIDDNFGIRITDIIKPSKRVTKL; encoded by the coding sequence ATGGTGAAGAAACAGATGACCAGTGAAATGTTATCTCAAGAAGAAATAGATGCATTATTAAAGGGTGACCTTAATAATACAGATGACGAACCAGTTGATAATAATACGTCTCATGCATACTACGAGGATGACTTAGTCGTATTAGATGAAACTGAAAAAGATGCTTTAGGTGAAATAGGGAATATAAGCATGGGAACAGCTGCAACAACCTTATTTACATTATTAAATCAGAAAGTTACAATAACAACGCCAGAAGTTGAGGTTGTAAAAGTTGAAGATTTAGGTAAGCTTTATAAAATACCTTTTGTAGCTGTTGATGTGAAATACAAATTAGGTTTAACAGGTACCAATTTACTAATTTTAAAAGTTGATGATGTAAAAGTTATAACTGACTTGATGATGGGGGGAGATGGGACAAACATAGATAGAGAATTAAATGAAATGGATTTAAGTGCTATCAGTGAAGCTATGAACCAAATGGTAGGCTCATCTTGTACCTCATTATCTGAAATGTTTGGAGAAAAGATAGATATAGAACCACCTAATGCATTTGAAATAAATTTTGTACAGGATAATAAAGCTATAGATATACTTAACTATGATGATTCGGTAGTTAAAGTATCTTTTAGAATGATAGTAGGAGATTTAATTGATAGTCAAATAATGCAACTAATTCCATTAAATTTTGCAAAAAAGATGGTAAATAAAATATTAAATATTGATGAAAAAGATAATGAATTAGAAAATAAAGTTGATAATGTTATAGAACAATCAAAAAATCAAAATGACGATGTTGAATTATATACACAAAGTGATGTAAAATTAGAAGAGGGAGTAAATGAGGCTGCTGCATCAATTACGACTAACCAAAATACTGAAAAGGCCAAGCCACAATCTAAACCAGTGAATGTGAAAAAAGTACAATTTCAAGCTTTTGATGAAACTGAGAACAATACTTATAATGAAAGTATTGATTTAATTAGTGAAGTTCCTATTGAAATTACTGTTCAATTAGGTAAAACTGTAAAAAAGATAAGTGAAATTTTAGAATATGGTCCAGGAACTATTATAGAGTTAGACAAGCTTGTAGGTGAACCATTAGACATTCTTGCAAATGGAAAGTATATTGCAAAAGGAGAAGTAGTCGTTATTGATGACAATTTTGGAATTAGAATTACAGATATTATTAAACCATCTAAACGAGTTACAAAATTATAA
- a CDS encoding flagellar basal body-associated FliL family protein, which translates to MDKKKIVLISIISFVVTVTLIGSVLGYIYLNDSDSKEEKKLTYVLGDLTTNLKDSDRILLCNIVIEVKDKRLLEAFEEKKFIINTEINKIIRSKNEKDIEGSQGMMNLQKEIKDRLAEIFETKNISNVYFNKLIVQ; encoded by the coding sequence ATGGATAAGAAAAAAATTGTTTTAATATCTATAATTTCTTTTGTAGTTACTGTTACACTTATCGGTAGTGTATTAGGATATATTTATTTAAATGATTCTGATTCTAAAGAAGAGAAAAAGCTGACATATGTTTTAGGGGATTTAACAACTAATTTGAAAGATAGCGATAGGATTTTATTATGTAATATAGTGATTGAAGTGAAAGATAAAAGGTTATTAGAAGCTTTTGAAGAAAAGAAATTTATAATTAATACTGAAATAAATAAAATAATTAGAAGTAAAAATGAGAAGGATATAGAAGGTAGCCAAGGTATGATGAATTTGCAAAAGGAGATAAAGGACAGGCTAGCTGAAATCTTTGAAACTAAAAATATATCAAATGTATATTTTAACAAGTTAATTGTACAGTAG
- a CDS encoding flagellar hook-length control protein FliK: NKDNILSQIVEKTSMRINGKQSEIKIKLKPDILGEMSLKIIAEKGIVTAKAMVESYQVKELIESNLDQLKDELNEQGIDIQEFEVSVGKDSNFEERAYSSWRQAQIKKGKFNNIKNTDDTLEAIETMDKLNPYLAVEGSIDLMA; the protein is encoded by the coding sequence TGAATAAGGATAATATATTAAGTCAAATAGTTGAAAAAACTAGTATGAGGATAAATGGAAAACAGTCAGAGATAAAAATTAAACTAAAACCAGATATTTTAGGAGAGATGTCATTAAAAATTATAGCAGAAAAAGGTATAGTAACTGCAAAAGCAATGGTTGAAAGTTATCAAGTTAAGGAACTGATTGAATCAAATTTAGACCAATTAAAGGATGAGCTTAATGAACAGGGAATTGATATACAAGAGTTTGAGGTTTCAGTAGGAAAGGATTCGAATTTTGAAGAAAGGGCATACAGCAGTTGGAGACAAGCACAAATAAAAAAAGGAAAATTTAATAATATTAAGAATACTGATGATACATTAGAAGCTATTGAAACTATGGACAAGCTTAACCCTTATTTGGCGGTAGAAGGTAGTATTGATTTAATGGCATAG
- a CDS encoding flagellar motor protein: protein MINLDLATLIGLISGFLFIIIGVSTGSGNVMSFLHPASILIVLGGTIAATFVSFPIKKVLSTFKVVKNVFVNKTFSPNEIIQQIIRLANVARKEGLLALEEAAEDIDDEFLKKGILLIVDGTDPELVRNILETELAFLEERHSQGQGIFEAMGTYSPAFGMIGTLIGLISMLRDISDTSSIGPNMSTALITTFYGTLFANLIFLPISNKLKGKSKEEIILKELMVEGLLSIQAGENPRIIEEKLKTFLAPDVRKTLNNEPEREEA from the coding sequence GTGATAAATTTGGATTTAGCTACGCTTATAGGACTTATCAGTGGTTTTTTGTTTATTATAATAGGAGTATCCACTGGTTCAGGTAATGTAATGTCATTTTTACATCCAGCATCTATACTTATTGTTTTAGGAGGAACTATAGCTGCTACTTTTGTTAGTTTTCCGATAAAAAAAGTATTAAGTACTTTTAAAGTAGTAAAAAATGTGTTTGTTAATAAAACTTTTTCGCCTAATGAGATTATCCAACAGATAATACGATTGGCAAATGTAGCAAGAAAAGAAGGACTATTGGCTCTTGAAGAAGCTGCTGAAGATATAGATGATGAGTTTTTAAAAAAAGGTATATTATTAATAGTAGATGGTACAGACCCTGAACTTGTTAGAAATATATTAGAGACGGAGTTAGCATTTCTCGAAGAAAGGCATAGTCAGGGACAAGGTATTTTTGAAGCTATGGGAACTTATTCACCAGCTTTTGGTATGATAGGTACCCTTATAGGTCTTATAAGTATGTTAAGAGATATTTCAGATACCTCATCTATTGGACCTAATATGTCTACTGCTTTAATAACAACATTTTATGGTACATTATTTGCGAACTTGATTTTCTTACCTATATCAAACAAACTGAAAGGAAAAAGTAAAGAGGAGATTATTCTAAAGGAATTAATGGTTGAAGGACTATTGTCTATACAAGCTGGAGAAAACCCTAGAATAATTGAAGAAAAATTAAAGACTTTCTTAGCACCAGATGTTAGAAAGACATTAAATAATGAACCTGAAAGAGAGGAAGCATAA
- a CDS encoding OmpA/MotB family protein, protein MKRVRRRQSNAQRRGAPEYMTTYGDMVTLLLCFFVLLFAFSEVDAQKFQAIIKSFQGSLGVLEGGKTIDSAPYVDLDDLPEDLATLEEKEAEDFRKLKAIIEEYAKEKGLETKVLAKIEERGLVIRILDNVFFDSGKAVIKKNAKEILAYIGEVLKKEEFKDKHIKIEGHTDNDPIISSNKFPTNWELSAIRATNVLRFLVEDIGIEENRISSAGYSYYRPIVPNDTSENKAKNRRVDVVILKSTYAQWEPN, encoded by the coding sequence ATGAAAAGAGTGAGAAGAAGACAATCGAATGCTCAACGAAGAGGCGCACCAGAATACATGACGACTTATGGAGATATGGTAACTTTATTATTATGCTTTTTTGTACTGTTATTTGCTTTCTCTGAGGTAGATGCCCAAAAGTTTCAAGCTATTATAAAATCATTTCAAGGGTCATTAGGAGTATTAGAAGGTGGTAAAACGATAGATAGTGCACCTTATGTAGACTTAGATGATTTACCAGAAGATTTAGCTACTTTAGAGGAAAAGGAAGCAGAAGACTTTAGAAAATTAAAAGCAATTATAGAAGAATATGCCAAGGAAAAAGGATTAGAAACGAAGGTTTTAGCTAAAATAGAAGAAAGAGGTTTGGTTATTAGAATTTTAGATAACGTGTTTTTTGATTCAGGAAAAGCAGTGATTAAGAAAAATGCTAAAGAAATTTTAGCGTATATAGGAGAAGTATTAAAAAAGGAAGAGTTTAAAGATAAGCATATTAAAATTGAGGGTCATACCGATAATGACCCAATTATAAGCTCAAATAAATTTCCTACAAATTGGGAATTATCGGCTATAAGAGCAACAAATGTTTTAAGATTTTTAGTAGAGGATATAGGGATAGAAGAAAATAGAATATCTTCTGCAGGATATAGCTATTACAGACCAATTGTACCAAATGATACATCAGAAAATAAGGCTAAAAATAGAAGAGTTGATGTAGTTATTTTGAAATCAACCTATGCTCAATGGGAACCAAACTAA
- the fliM gene encoding flagellar motor switch protein FliM, producing the protein MSEVLSQSEIDALLKALDSGEVDAQEIKEDSNERKVKKYDFRNPQKIAKEQLRTLEIIHENYSRLLQTFLSGYLRAPVKISVLTVDQYAYSEFSNSISNPAFLSIVKFKPLNGEIIVDMSPKTAFAAIDRLLGGDGENVDEIRTFTEIELTLLKRMMNKVLDLLKQAWENVIELNPILEKIETNSQFAQIISPTETVALVTMNISIGKIEGMINLCIPHLTIEPILNKLSTKFWFSNKNNDHDDENTKLLEKNIKNTLITMKAQLGSTKLTVREILDLEVGDVIKLNEKQGDEVKILVKSNPKFHGIPGVKNKKMSVKITRVVKDGEETDDQ; encoded by the coding sequence TTGTCTGAGGTTTTATCGCAAAGTGAAATTGACGCCCTGCTAAAAGCGTTAGATTCAGGAGAAGTAGATGCTCAAGAAATTAAAGAAGATAGTAATGAAAGAAAAGTTAAAAAATATGATTTTAGAAATCCTCAAAAAATTGCAAAAGAACAATTGAGGACTTTAGAAATTATTCATGAAAATTATAGTAGGTTATTACAGACATTTTTATCTGGTTATTTAAGAGCACCAGTAAAAATTAGTGTATTAACTGTTGACCAATATGCTTACAGTGAATTCAGTAACTCAATTTCAAATCCAGCTTTTTTATCAATTGTTAAATTTAAACCTTTAAACGGTGAAATAATTGTAGACATGTCACCTAAAACAGCATTCGCTGCAATTGATAGGCTATTAGGTGGGGATGGAGAGAATGTAGATGAAATAAGAACATTTACAGAGATAGAATTAACGTTACTAAAGAGAATGATGAATAAGGTATTAGATTTGCTTAAGCAGGCATGGGAAAATGTAATTGAGTTAAATCCTATATTAGAAAAGATAGAAACAAATTCACAATTTGCCCAAATAATATCACCTACGGAGACGGTAGCTTTAGTAACGATGAATATTAGTATAGGTAAGATTGAAGGTATGATAAATTTATGTATACCTCATTTAACAATTGAACCTATTTTAAATAAATTAAGTACTAAGTTTTGGTTTTCTAATAAAAACAATGACCATGATGATGAAAACACTAAATTATTAGAAAAGAACATAAAAAATACATTAATTACAATGAAAGCACAGTTAGGTTCTACAAAGTTAACTGTTAGAGAGATACTAGATTTAGAAGTTGGTGATGTTATTAAATTAAATGAAAAACAAGGTGACGAAGTAAAAATATTAGTCAAATCGAATCCTAAATTTCACGGTATACCTGGAGTGAAAAATAAAAAAATGTCAGTTAAGATAACAAGAGTCGTAAAGGATGGTGAAGAAACAGATGACCAGTGA
- a CDS encoding flagellar hook assembly protein FlgD, which produces MSVDGVNNNQIWYTFDETTKKTENKEKISASNGMGKDAFLNLLVSQLKNQDPLNPMEDKEFIAQMAQFTTLEQIQELNTSLQKSQLQIKEAIEELNSNYKANQKDIINELSSMNKAIQAYEQKINETSINQQSITEEIKEIKEIIKGYVKESQSKTE; this is translated from the coding sequence TTGAGTGTAGATGGCGTAAACAATAATCAAATCTGGTATACTTTTGATGAAACAACTAAAAAAACAGAAAATAAAGAGAAAATATCAGCTTCCAATGGGATGGGAAAAGATGCATTTTTAAACCTCTTAGTATCCCAGTTAAAGAATCAAGACCCATTAAATCCAATGGAAGACAAAGAGTTTATTGCTCAAATGGCCCAATTCACAACTTTAGAGCAAATACAAGAACTAAATACTAGTTTACAAAAATCTCAGTTACAAATTAAAGAAGCTATAGAAGAATTAAATAGTAATTATAAGGCTAATCAAAAAGATATAATAAATGAACTTTCATCAATGAATAAAGCTATACAAGCATATGAACAAAAGATTAATGAAACATCAATTAATCAACAGTCAATAACTGAAGAAATTAAAGAAATAAAAGAAATTATAAAGGGGTATGTTAAGGAGAGTCAATCAAAAACGGAGTGA
- a CDS encoding response regulator, giving the protein MANRILIVDDAAFMRMMIKDILTKNGYEVVGEADNGAKAIEKYKELNPDLVIMDITMPEVDGIQAVKEIKKINSDAKIVMCSAMGQQAMVIESIQAGAKDFIVKPFQADRVIEAVKKVLG; this is encoded by the coding sequence ATGGCAAATAGGATATTAATAGTAGACGATGCTGCTTTTATGAGAATGATGATTAAAGATATTTTGACTAAAAATGGATATGAGGTTGTAGGAGAAGCTGATAATGGAGCTAAAGCTATTGAAAAATATAAGGAGTTAAATCCAGACTTAGTAATTATGGACATTACTATGCCTGAAGTCGATGGAATACAAGCAGTTAAAGAAATCAAGAAGATTAACAGCGATGCAAAAATAGTTATGTGCTCAGCTATGGGACAGCAAGCTATGGTTATTGAATCTATTCAAGCTGGAGCTAAAGATTTTATAGTTAAGCCTTTCCAAGCAGACAGAGTAATAGAGGCAGTAAAGAAAGTGTTGGGATGA
- a CDS encoding flagellar biosynthetic protein FliO, whose protein sequence is MSKKRLRNINVNVFTFIFVYMLRIEVFAYQSSKINDFTQFKLDSMLKLVFYLIAFFAVLFLSYFTSKVIGKKSSTMIKSKNISIIDSMSIGRNSRIMIVKILNSLYIVAVNENQTTVLDKIDDNQIIENIENIVSKDMVNGNYLKNISDLFKNNKSSRINNMIINKKLNNINQKLKNIRNYNNIDLPIDEDEEDE, encoded by the coding sequence ATGAGTAAAAAAAGATTGAGAAATATAAATGTAAATGTATTTACATTTATATTTGTTTATATGTTAAGAATAGAAGTATTTGCATATCAAAGTAGTAAGATTAATGATTTTACTCAATTCAAATTAGATAGTATGTTAAAGTTAGTATTTTATTTAATAGCTTTTTTTGCTGTATTGTTTTTATCTTATTTCACTTCTAAGGTTATTGGTAAAAAATCAAGTACAATGATAAAAAGTAAAAACATTAGTATAATCGATTCAATGTCGATTGGAAGAAATAGTAGAATTATGATAGTTAAAATCTTAAATTCTCTATATATAGTTGCTGTTAATGAAAATCAAACTACGGTACTTGATAAAATTGACGACAATCAAATAATCGAAAATATAGAAAATATCGTCAGCAAAGACATGGTAAATGGAAATTATTTAAAGAATATTTCTGATTTATTTAAAAATAATAAAAGTTCTCGTATAAACAATATGATTATTAATAAAAAATTAAATAATATCAACCAAAAGTTGAAAAATATAAGAAATTACAATAATATAGACCTTCCTATAGATGAGGATGAGGAAGATGAATAG
- a CDS encoding TIGR02530 family flagellar biosynthesis protein has product MNEFNIKRINNKIKNDFIKKRQIEYINNGNKSFEEILQRVKSNENKVKFSKHAIERMNSRKINLTNEEIKKLESAVKKAEEKGVKEALILMNDTAFVTSIKNRTVITTATSEQLKENVFTNIDGAVVI; this is encoded by the coding sequence ATGAATGAATTTAACATTAAAAGGATTAATAATAAAATCAAAAATGACTTTATTAAAAAAAGACAGATAGAATATATAAACAATGGTAATAAAAGCTTTGAAGAGATATTACAAAGAGTAAAGTCTAATGAAAACAAGGTAAAATTTTCAAAACATGCAATAGAAAGAATGAATTCTAGAAAAATTAATCTAACAAATGAAGAAATAAAGAAGTTAGAGAGTGCTGTGAAAAAAGCAGAAGAAAAGGGAGTAAAGGAAGCATTAATATTAATGAATGATACAGCATTTGTGACTAGCATTAAAAATAGAACAGTTATAACTACCGCTACATCAGAACAGTTAAAAGAAAATGTATTTACTAATATAGACGGAGCTGTAGTAATATAG